The genomic region GATCGCGGGGCCGCATGGGCACGAGGCGCGACAGGCGTGCCGCGGGGGATGAAGAGGCGCTCACCTAGGACTCCGATCGACGCATGGCTGGCGATCCGATGGTCGGACCGCCAAAGATCATGGCAGGTCCGGGCGCGGCAGGGCCACGTCTGCGAGCCGGTCGTGTGGCCACGGCGATCCCGGCCAGAGTCAGCGCGATGCCGGCCAGCTGCTGCGGAGCCAGCCGCTCGTCGGCCACCAGCGCCCCGAGCGCGACACCGGCCACCGGGTTCAAGAGACCGATCACACCCACCGCGCCGGCTCGGATCCGTTGCAGGCCCGCAAACCAGCAGACGAAGGCCAGGGCTGTCGCGACGACCGAGGTGAAGGCGTAGCCGGCGACGGCTGTGGGCTCCACCGCAGGCGGGGAGCCCTCGACCGCAGCTGCTGCGAGCGTGAGGACCGTGCCTCCGGCGACGAGCTGCCAGGCAGTCGTGGCCAGCACCGGCGTGCCGTCGGCCCAGCGGGTGGCAGCACCGAACCGAAGGCCGACAACAGCAAGGCCGACGCGGACGCGACGACCCCGGCGGCCGACAGCTCGCCCCGGGCACCCCCGATCAGGAGCACGACACCGGCGATGCCGCCCACCGCGCCGGCGACGGTGCGCGCGGTCGGCCGTTGGTCGAGCAGCCACCACGCGAACCCGGTCAGCACCAGGGGAGCGAGGGCCATGATCGACGCGGCCACGCTCGACGGCAGGGCCTGCGCGGCGACGTAGACCAACAGGAAGAAGGCCCCGATGTTGACGGTGCCGAGCAGCAGGCTCCGCCACCACCACGACCCGCGGGGGAGTCGTCGCGCGAGGATCAGCAGGAGCAGTCCGGCGGGCATGGCGCGGATCGCCGCACCCCACAGGGGCGCGTCCTCCGGCAGGAGCTGTCGGGTCACGACATACGTGGCACCCCACGCGAGCGGCGCGACAGCGGTAACGGCCACCCATTTGGCTTCCATGGAAGATACATTAGCATTTCGCTTCCTCGGAAGATATGGTGCAACGATGAATGACCGCGTCGGACGCATCATGGGTCAATGGCAGGTCGAGCGACCCGACCTCGACGTCAGCCCGCAGGGGGTCATCGGTCGACTTCACCGCCTGGCCGACCGGCTCCGCGACGAGCTGGTGGCCGAGTACGTGCACCACGGGCTCGGCGAGGGCGAGTTCGACGTGCTGGCCGCGCTGCGTCGCATCGGCGATCCCTACGAGCTGGCGCCCGGCGAGCTGGCCCGCCACACGATGGTCACCACGGGCGCCATGAGCAAGCGGATCGACCGCCTCGAGGAAGGCGGCCTGGTCACCCGGCGCACCAGCGTCGGCGACCGGCGCGGGCGGGTCGTCGGCCTGACGCCCGCCGGGCGTGCCGTGATCGACGAGGCCTTCACGGCCCACATCGCCAACGAGCACCGGCTCGTCGCTCCACTCACCGACGAGGAGCGCGCCGACCTCGAGCGCCTGCTGGCCCGCTGGCTCGATGCCCTCGAGGGTCCCGAGCTCGTCTCGCGCTGACCCACCACGTCCAGGCGCCGGTGCTCCACAGCGCCCAGGCGACCAGCAGCGGCTGGAAGAACAGCCGAGTCAGACGCGCTCCGTCGGAGTCGAGCCCGAAGGCGTCGGCACCCTCGAGGTACTGGTTGACGTTGCCCGGGAACACCGCCACGAAGAAGGCGGCCACGATCCAGCCAATCAACGGCCGTCGGCGGGTCGGCACCAGCAGCGCGACCGCCAGGGCGATCTCGACGACGCCCGACGCGACGACGACGAAGTCGACGCCGAGCGGAAGCCACTCGGGCACCTGCGCCCGGAACGTCTCACGGCCCCAGAACAGGTGCGACAGCCCGGCGAACCCGAGAAATCCGGCCAGCAGGAGTCGCGCAGCGGTTCGCAGCAGGTCACGCATGCCTGGACCCTATCCCCGACTCTCGCATTCCTCCGATAATGCACATTATGTCAACCACCGGACCACGCATCGCCTGCTGCCTGCCCAACATCGGGACCGCTGTCAGTTTTCAAATGGCCTGCACCGTGCCTGTAACGCAGACCACGCTGATGGCCAACAAGAACCAAGGATTTGCCCGTAGAAGTGCGGCTGATCGTCACTACCACCGCCACGTCGCCGTCCATGTCATCTTCTGTCGCTGCATCTGTGGCGGCAACCTAGGACAGCGGCACCGGTTTCGAACCCGGTGCCACCATGGCGGCGTCCGGTCGTCGCAGAGGACGGAGACACGATGGACCAGCAGCGTCGTGAGCCCATCGACTGGCGCAAGACGATCAGGTTCACCCTGTGGTGGCTCTCCCCCGTCATCCTCTTGGGCGTCTACCTACTTGGGATCGAACTCTTCGGGTTCCTCGTGTTCCGCAATTTCGGAGTGTGAACACCCCCGTGCGCGTTCAGCAGGTCTGTCCACCGTCACTGTTCAGAGCGCGCTGAGGATATCCGAGAAAGATCAACTCGCAGGAAGATCCTTCCGGGCTACCCCAGGTAACTGCGAACAACGCTCACGCTATTCGCAGTTAACGAGGCTAAGTGGGAATACAGTGGTGCTTGTTCGCAGTTGACTGAGGTAGCCGATCGCACCCAGGAGCACCATGCCATTCGATCCGTCCGCGCATCCCCGAGGAACCGATCCCCGCAATCGCGGGCGATTCTCCGAGGCCGAGCGCTCTGAGCCGAACTCGTTGAGTCTTGGCGACAGCGACGGCATCGACTGGCCAGCTCACCGAAAGCGGACGGTCCAGTGGGTCTCGCGCAACCGCAACGCTTCGCGCACGGACCGGGAGCTCGACGAGATTGAGGTCTCGCTGCCCCCACTCATCGAGCATCTCGACCACCACGCAGACCCGCGCCTTGCCGCCGAGATGGAGTCTGCGCTGGCAGAGATCGGGACGCTCGACAAGGTCCACGGCAAGAACCTCGGATCGTTGGACTCGCTGCTCATCAGGACCGAGTCGGTGGCTTCGTCGAAGATCGAGGAGATCGAGGCCGACGTCGACGACTACGCACGGGCCCTGCACGGGGTGAAGACCAACCCCTCAGCAACCTCGATGGCCAACGCCACCTTCGCGCTGACGTCGATGGTCAACGCTGCCGGCCGAGACAACGAGATACTTCTCGACACCATCTTGAAGGCGCACCAGGCACTGCTCGACTCCGACCCGGACGAGCAGACGTACGCCGGCAAGCTGCGCGACATGCAGAACTGGATCGGCGGGACAAGCGCCTACTCCCCCATCGCCGCCGACTACATCCCGCCGCCACAGGACAGCGTCGAGGGCTACATGACCGATCTCGTCGCGTACTCGAATCGAGATGACGTCCCGGTCCTGACCCAGCTGGCCATCGCGCATGCGCAGTTCGAGTCCATCCACCCGTTCACCGACGGCAACGGACGAACCGGGCGAGCGCTCGTCAACGCCATCCTCCGCCGGCGCGGCACGACCACCAACTGCGTCGTGCCTCTGGCCTCCGCAATCGTGGCTCAACGAGACCGGTACTTCGCCGACCTGAGCGCCTATCGGGACGGGCACGTCGAGCCCCTGCTTACGACCTTCACCATCGGCTCGAAGATCGCGGCAGAGGAAGCCTCAGCGACAGCCGTGCGTCTGGCCGAGATCCCTGACGAGTGGCGCGGCAGCCTCGGCCGAGTCCGGTCCGGCTCGGCAACGCACCGGCTCCTGCAGCTCGTTCACACCTCACCGGTGGTCTCGGCTGACGATGTCGAGCACCGACTCCAGGACGTGCCCGAGTCCAGCGTCTACCGCAGCATCGCCCGCCTGGAAGACGCCGGCATCCTCGCGCCGCTCACGAATCGGAAGCGTAACCAGATCTGGGGTGCACAGGCCGTCCTAGACGAGGTCGAGGACCTTTCGAGTCGCATCGCTCACCGCGCCAGCCAGTAACCGCTCCGCAGCTCGAAAGCCGCCACATCACGTCGGACTTGTAGCCAGGAGCCACGAAGTCCACTGCCACACCGATAGGTGACAGTTGGGGTTCGGCCGAGATCGCGGCCATCGAGGCGTCGGGTGTCAGTTCCTTCACTGCGCCGCGCTGCCGGCAGGCCGATCAGACACGGAATTCGGCAATGATGGTTTACTAACGTCATGGCCAGACCCCGGACGTCGACCGACGACGAGATCCTCGAACGGATCGCGACGGCCCTGCAGGTCTCAAGCAACGGCTGGACGCTGGCCGGCGCGGCAGCAGCGGCCGGGCTGCACCCGGCCACGCTGATCAAGCGCTTTGGGTCGCGCGAGGGCGTCCTCCTGGCGCTGAGCCGCCGCTGGGTGGAATCGGTGCCGACCGGACCCGCTGGACCCGATCCCCACGCCGAGCTCCTGGCCTGGGCGGCGTCCCTGAGCGTGCGCGACGTGAGCTCGGCGGCGGTCCTGGCTCGCCTCGACATGCTTGCGGAGGACCTCCGCAGCGGAGAGCTGCGTGAGCTGCTGCACCTCGGCTGGCAGCGGCAGCTCGATCACCTCACGGTCCTGATCGAGGCGGCCATCGACCGCGGCGATCTTCGGGTGTCGACCGCGCCGCGCCTCGTGGCGCGATCCCTGATGGACACCGCAGCCGGGGCATTGCTACGCGCTGCCGTGGCACCCGACCCGGCCGACGCCGATCCTTGCTCCGCGGTCCACGACCTGTTGGAGTCACTGACATGACCGAGCATCGAGCCTGGAAGGGCGCCGTGTTCATCGCGGCGAGCGTCGACGGGTTCATCGCCCTGCCTGACGGCGATCTGACCTGGCTGACCGACCCGCCCTCCGAGCCGCGCCACGTCCCGAGTCACGCTGGCGAGGACGCGCCGCCGGGCTACGAGGACTTCATCGCCGGCGTCAGCCACCTCGTGATGGGGCGCGGCACCTACGAGAAGGTGCTGACGTTCGGGTTCTGGCCCTACGAGAACCTGCACGTCGTCGTGCTGAGCACGGTGCTGCCGGCAGACGCTGACACGAGGATCACCGTCGTCCGCTCGCTCACCGAGGCCCGACACAGACTGGACCTCGACGCGGCCACCGGCGTCTACATCGACGGCGGGCAGGTCCTCACCGAGTTCCTCCGCCACGACCTCGTCGACGAGCTCACCGTCACTCGAGCCCCCGTTCTCCTCGGGCACGGACTTCCGCTGTTCCACTCGTTGCCCCACGAGATCCGCTTGGTCCACCTGGGGACCTCGATCTCCGACGCCGGCATGACCAGCACACGCTACGCGGTCGCACGCGCGGCGATCGACTAGCGGAGACGGAGGCCAGATCCGCCGCGAACGGCCTTCTCTCCCCCACCGAGCTCGGCTGAACCCGATCCACCCCCTGCGACCTGCACGTCATCGTGTCGGACCGTCTCCGTAGGCTCCGCGAGTGCCCGTCTCCGTCCGCCTGGTCCCCATGTCGCCTGAACGCTTCCGCTCCTACCGAGTCACGGCCGAACGGTCGTATGCGGACAACATCGCGGCATCGGGGATGATGCCGCCGAGCGAGGCGCTCGAGAAGGCGGCAGCGGACTTCGATCAGCTCCTGCCCGATGGAGTCGACACGGTCGACCACTGCTTCTGGACCGCGCTCGACGCCGACCAAGAAGTGGGGATCCTGTGGCTCGCGTTCTCTGAGAAGTCCAACGGCGTGCACGCATTCGGCTACGACTTCCTGGTCACGTCAGAGCTGCAGCGTCGTGGCTACGGACGAGCCATCATGGCGGCTGCCGAAGAGGTGTGCCGCGAGCGCGGGGTCGTGGAGGTCGGCCTGTCGGTGTTCGGCTTCAACTCCGGAGCACAGTCGCTC from Aeromicrobium sp. Sec7.5 harbors:
- a CDS encoding DMT family transporter, giving the protein MVAARPTADRAHRRRRGGRHRRCRAPDRGCPGRAVGRRGRRVRVGLAVVGLRFGAATRWADGTPVLATTAWQLVAGGTVLTLAAAAVEGSPPAVEPTAVAGYAFTSVVATALAFVCWFAGLQRIRAGAVGVIGLLNPVAGVALGALVADERLAPQQLAGIALTLAGIAVATRPARRRGPAAPGPAMIFGGPTIGSPAMRRSES
- a CDS encoding MarR family winged helix-turn-helix transcriptional regulator, whose amino-acid sequence is MNDRVGRIMGQWQVERPDLDVSPQGVIGRLHRLADRLRDELVAEYVHHGLGEGEFDVLAALRRIGDPYELAPGELARHTMVTTGAMSKRIDRLEEGGLVTRRTSVGDRRGRVVGLTPAGRAVIDEAFTAHIANEHRLVAPLTDEERADLERLLARWLDALEGPELVSR
- a CDS encoding Fic family protein; its protein translation is MSLGDSDGIDWPAHRKRTVQWVSRNRNASRTDRELDEIEVSLPPLIEHLDHHADPRLAAEMESALAEIGTLDKVHGKNLGSLDSLLIRTESVASSKIEEIEADVDDYARALHGVKTNPSATSMANATFALTSMVNAAGRDNEILLDTILKAHQALLDSDPDEQTYAGKLRDMQNWIGGTSAYSPIAADYIPPPQDSVEGYMTDLVAYSNRDDVPVLTQLAIAHAQFESIHPFTDGNGRTGRALVNAILRRRGTTTNCVVPLASAIVAQRDRYFADLSAYRDGHVEPLLTTFTIGSKIAAEEASATAVRLAEIPDEWRGSLGRVRSGSATHRLLQLVHTSPVVSADDVEHRLQDVPESSVYRSIARLEDAGILAPLTNRKRNQIWGAQAVLDEVEDLSSRIAHRASQ
- a CDS encoding dihydrofolate reductase family protein — its product is MTEHRAWKGAVFIAASVDGFIALPDGDLTWLTDPPSEPRHVPSHAGEDAPPGYEDFIAGVSHLVMGRGTYEKVLTFGFWPYENLHVVVLSTVLPADADTRITVVRSLTEARHRLDLDAATGVYIDGGQVLTEFLRHDLVDELTVTRAPVLLGHGLPLFHSLPHEIRLVHLGTSISDAGMTSTRYAVARAAID
- a CDS encoding GNAT family N-acetyltransferase; the protein is MPVSVRLVPMSPERFRSYRVTAERSYADNIAASGMMPPSEALEKAAADFDQLLPDGVDTVDHCFWTALDADQEVGILWLAFSEKSNGVHAFGYDFLVTSELQRRGYGRAIMAAAEEVCRERGVVEVGLSVFGFNSGAQSLYEQMGFEVTMLQMRKRI